The DNA window CTTGGATGATCATCACCACCATCATCTCTCAATACCCTCACACACTTCAACACACTGTCGAACTCATCCTTCGTGCTATTACATGATGTTATCACCAATATTCCATTTGGTGCTACCAGTTTCGATACTGAATCCCAATACAAGACCCTCTTTATGGAGCCATCTGGATGTAATCCAATAGCATCAAGAGTTCCTTTATCCATCACAAGTTGAAATTTTGATTCCAGCTTTGTCTCAAGTACATCGACAACCAAGAACTTAACGTTTGTGTATCCATCACGCTCAGAAAGTTTTTGAGCAAGGTCTACTGCAGCTTCACTGTAATCAGTACCTGTAAGACTGGAAAACTCCAGCTTAGAGAGTTCTTGGAGAAGCAACCCGTTGCCTGTGCTGTCATCAAGAACATTCCAACCAGTAACATCTTTATTAATCTGTTCAACAGGACCAGATTTACCATCGATGTGATTTTGAAAATGCCTTTCAGATATGTCTGAGCATAAAGTTTTTGTCCAAGAAGCAACAGTTTCCATGACATTAGCCCCAAACCACACTTCACCAGAATGTCCATGTTCACGGAAATCAACCAGTTCATCTGCATACGCAGCATCCAAATAACTCTGGAAGCCCAACATCGATGTAATAGTTTCAGCATCTGGTTCCTCCTTATCCGAGTTGTAATCGGAGGTGGCAGGGAAAGCAGAAACAGAAAGCGCCTCGGAGGCATCAGCATGACGTTGATCGTCGTCGAGAGTACTACCGTACTCGCTCTTAATAGACCATGAGTCGGCTGCGATAGATCGGTCGTCGTCAGAGATCAGATCATTGGAAGCATACGCGACGGCGGCGGTTACTCGCGCCTGTGATAGCTCTGGTTCTTCAGGTTGTTGCAATCGAAGTCCAGCCATATTCAACAGAGTCCAGCTAGAGATATGAAGAACTCTTCTTCACAACGAACACAGAGAAAATGGCAATAAACGTCACAAAGGATTTAGAAAATAGATTTTAGGTTTCTCAGTTGatccttctctctctctctagctcCATCAGAGAAGAAGGGTTCAAGCGCCTGACGTTGGATATGAGATCTGTATCTTGTTCAATGGTAGATCATCCATTGTCTGTCTTGACGacgagagaaagagagagagaagggACTGGTTTCTAATCCTATCTTCAATTCTAACTACTCCTAATCAAAGATCTATCAGCCTCAATCTAACAAATATCAGCCAAGCATTCAATCAATTGGAAATAACTACAGCAGCAAAGGAAACATACTTGAAATTTGAATGAAACAAACTGTAATCACACTTCTAATCATCAAGCGGCATCGGTGTTCATAACCGATGCCTCCAATCAACATTTCAAGAACATCATTCAGTTTAAATGTTTACCTGATTAGCAAAGGGAGATGAAAACAAAATGAATCAGCCGGATTCGAAGAAGCTTCAGCCAAAGTTTCTGCCGTTCTTCGCGTTCGTCGATCCAATCATCCAAGGAAATGAGCTCGGATtactccttctccttcttcaacaATGGAAGCAATATCAAAACTCTCTCACATTTTGTAACCGCTCGTCTCTCTCCTCCCAGAACTGAAAAACTGCTCTCTTTCTCTAAAACTCCTCCACTCCAAAACTCACTTCCCCACTCATCTTCCCCctccttttttaattttattacaggGGTTCATTTGTAATTAGCCCAAAAATTGAAGGGCACGcttggaagaaaagaaaaaatatatattttcccttttttttttcttttcgttttactccttttccatttttctttctttgcacCTTCACACTAAACGAATCACCCCGGTCGCGTTTTTGCTCagaaaattgtgaaaattttatGGTCAGTTCTTAACACCACGAACATGAATCTCCTTTTTGAATGAACCCAAACGGACTTTCCTATCCAAAGTTATGGTATTTTAAAGCCACCCCTCcatttcaatcttttcaatcccgcggttttcactttcataACTTTAATAGCCCATAACTTTGTGCACAGAGCTTTCCTCACAATGAGGTTGGTACCATTGGACAGGCAAGACTCTTGCCTACATCCCCATGTTCTCCTTTGCTTACGAAATGGTCTGTGTTGGTCAGGAGACTAGCCTCACAAAAACGTATCAGTTCACGCATCACCTTCGCTGCGGGCGACTTGGACTGAGCTTCAGGGAGAACTGGGAGAAGTATTTGGTGTCGTTGGAAAGGTAATTCAAAGGGCTTTCCAACGGTAGCTCATACACTGAAGATGGATCAATGGTGCAAAAGATATGATTTTTAGAAGTGCAACATAGCTTCAGCTAGCTCCCAGGACTTGAATCGGTagttttttccttctttttgagcattttctgcacaaatttgcaaacaataacattatactcaaaattcaagatttttcaaaacgtacaaCATGAACGTGTCACGGGTTGGGAAAACAGAGTCGTTATGAAACTCGACATTTGGATCGTTATCTTTTAAGCTTTACCGGGTCAGTTTTCCACGAGGtgattctatttttgttttcccggttcaataaacaaacatgagtattatTTTGGGCCGGGTTTTTCTATTAGGTATCTAGGGTGTAAAAATGgggtgtctacagaatgcccctcttggacagagtttggagaaaaaaaatcttgttttcATAAAACGTGTGTCCAAGCCTGAACAAATAGGCGCcgcatttttattttctcatttttaccTCGAGTTGATTGAATGAAAGGGAAAAGAAAGATACAACCTGACAGTGTTCTTCATTGGTTCTTCTCTTTTAGCCCTTTTCACATGTGAAGAAACCAGAAGTATGAGCCATGAAACGATCCTCGTGGCGTACCTGTAAGAGAGAATGAGACATCAGAACAAGTTTCGTATCAAAGCTTACATAGGAATTTTGGGAAGCAGCATCTTGTCACGATCAGATTCAATAATAGACCGTCATGAGTCATCTTTTCACAGCCGATCTCGTGTGAATTCTTGTCAAGTGAAAGTTCACAAGTAAAAACCTGCAAAACAAGAGAAACACAATGATAAAGCCAATAGGCTGTCAGTTTAAGAATCAGTTAACAAGCCTCTGTGGTATATCCTCATCAAGGAACCCTACAACTCAAAACGTAATCTCCTAGGTTCACCAATTGACAAAATAGTCGTTCGTTGAGACCTTCTAGAACCATGTACCCCTCCGAGGGTACTCTTCAACAAAACAACACAACCCTTTGTCTTCAAAGGATTGAAATCATCGAGTCTTAGATGGTCTCGATGAAGAAGGCAACATGCCAAAATCCGTGGAGGATCCTTGTGGCTTCAAACAttcataagattttttttttgttttttttatttatatttttgtgaacACCGAAACGATGACACTCGCGACGATTAGGGATAGAGAAAACAATCGACTCCCCAACTGCAAGAGaagatcggagcaggggttttctccaatgaacggctatgaagaagtcaatcgcccctccgactgcaagagcagatcagagtttgggtcttctccaattaatggaagcgaagaaaacaatcgccaccccggctgcgagagcaaaccggagcatgggttttctccgttgaacggcaatgaagaaaacaatcgcctccccaactgcgagagcagatcggagcagaggttttctccaatgaacggctatgaagaagtcaatcgcccctccgactgcaagagcagatcggagtttgggtcttctccaattaatggaagcgaagaaaacaatcgccacccCAGCTGCAAGAGCAAACCAGAGCTTGGGTTTTCTTCGTTGAacggcaatgaagaaaacaatcgcctccccaactgcgagagcagatcggagcaggggttttctccaatgaatggctatgaagaagtcaatcgcccctccgactgtaaaagcagatcggagtttgggtcttcttCCAATTAATGGTAGCGAAGAAAACAGTCGCCACCCCGGCTGCGAGAGCAAACCAgagcatgggttttctccgttgaacggcaatggagaaaacaatcgcctccccaactgcgagagcagatcggagcaggggttttctccaatgaacggctatgaagaagtcaatcgcccctccgactgcaagagcagatcggagtttgggtcttctccaattaatggtaGCGAAGAAAACAGTCGCCACCCCAGCTGCGAGAGCAAaccggagcatgggttttctccgttgaacggcaatggagaaaacaatcgcctccccaactgcgagagcagatcggagcaggggttttctccaatgaacgactatgaagaagtcaatcgcccctccgactgcaagagcaggtcggagtttgggtcttctccaattaatggtagcgaagaaaacaatcgccacccCGGCCGCAAGAGCAAaccggagcatgggttttctccgttgaacggcaatgaagaaaacgcctccccaactgcgagagcaaatcggagcaggggttttctccaatgaacggctatgaagaagtcaatcgcccctccgactgcaagagcagatcggagtttgggtcttctccaattaatgaaAGCGAAGAAAACGATCGCCACCCCGGCTGCAAGAGCAAACCAGAGCATGGGTTTTCTTCGTTGAacggcaatgaagaaaacaatcgcctccccaactgcgagagcagatcggagcagggttttctccaatgaacggctatgaagaagtcaatcgcccctccgactgcaagagcagatcggagtttgggtcttctccaattaatagaagcgaagaaaacaatcgccacccCGGCCGCGAGAGCAAACCGGAGCATGGATTTTCTCCGTAGAacggcaatgaagaaaacaatcgcctccccaactgcgagagcagatcagAGCAGGGGCtttctccaatgaatggctatgaagaagtcaatcgcccctccgactgcaagagcagatcggagttcgggtcttctccaattaatggaagcgaagaaaacggtcgccaccccggctgcgagagcaaaccagagcatgggttttctccgttgaacggcaatggagaaaacaatcgcctccccaactgcgagagcagatcggagcaggggttttctccaatgaacggctatgaagaagtcaatcgcccctccgactgcaagagcagatcggagtttgggtcttctccaattaatggtaGCGAAGAAAACAGTCGCCACCCCGGCTGCGAGAGCAAaccggagcatgggttttctccgttgaacggcaatggagaaaacaatcgcctccccaactgcgagagcagatcggagcaggggttttctccaatgaatggctatgaagaagtcaatcgcccctccgactgcaagagtagatcggagtttgggtcttctccaattaatggaagcgaagaaaacaatcgtcaccccggctgcgagagcaaaccggagcgtgggttttctccgttgaacggcaatgaagaaaacaatcgcctccccaactgcgagagcagatcagAGCAGgagttttctccaatgaatggctatgaagaagtcaatcgccctccgactgcaagagcagatcggagtttgggtcttctccaattaatggaagcgaagaaaacaatcgccaccccggctgcgagagcaaaccggagcgtgggttttctccgttgaacggcaatgaagaaaacaatcgcctccccaactgcgagagcagatcagagcaggggttttctccaataaatggctatgaagaagtcaatagcccctccgactgcaagagcagatcggagtttgggtcttctccaattaatgatAGAGTCTCAGGGACAACAATGCGTAAACACCCCCAAAAGATGGAGTTCACGGACAAGGGTAAAGAGAGCAACGTCTCATGACCATAAGAACAATCGAAGTGGGAGTTTCTCGAGTAAAGGAATTAGAACATCCGAATTGCAGAGACTAGGTTCTAAACCAAGGATTACAAAAGAAACACATAAAACGGAAGACTAGTATTAGCATGGAACTTTGAAAATGGCTCCAGCAAAGACTAGAGTATTTGGACCACATGAAGTGAAAGATAAAGACACAATCAGCACGTGGCTTGAAGATATGAATGCATGttcttggttttttttttttgaaaaatgccCCTAATGAAGACGAGGGCATTTTACCTCTGTGATGCAAATACAATGAAGCAGCCTGCACAAGGCTTTGAAAATGTgaatgaatgtttttttttttttttttttttgaaaaatgcccctagtgaaGACTAGGGCATTTTACCTTTGTGATGCAAATACAATGAAGCAGCTTGCACAAGGCTTTGAAAATGTgaatgaatgtttttttttttaaaaaaaaaaaatgcccctagtgaaGACTAGGgccttttattaaaatgatgCACAAACAGTGAAAGAAGACTTCGATCTCTATGTCGCGTGGTTAGCTCTGGACCGAAACATTTTCAGCGTATAAGACTTGCTAAAGGTTCTGGACTGTCTCAGCCAAGACGAAATCCGACTTCTTTTTTTCCTCTCTACACAGAAAGATCTGACTGATAAAACCTCGCATTTTGCACAAACGATTTGTTGTGAAATGGTCATCAAGTGACCGAATTTCTGGCTCGGGGTAGGGCTTTggtattcatttttttagaacCACCTTGAGCCGAGTGTTTCAGAGTTTCATCTGCTTCCctcacaacattttttttagtatcatCGGTATATCTGACCGAATCGATACGCTTAGCGAGATCGCTCAGCGGTGATTTCAAAGTCTCAACCTTTTAATGAATACTTTGTTcgttgatttctttttttttttagtatcatCGGTATATCTGACCGAATCGATACGCCTAGCAAGGTTGCCCAGCGGTGATTTCAAAGTCTCAACCTTCTGATGAATACTTTGcccattgattttttttttagcatCGGTATATCTGACCGAATCGATACGCCTAGCAAGATCGCTCAGCTTTGATTTCAAGATCTCAACATTTTGATGAATGCTTTgttccttgatttctttcttttgagCATGTCTCTTTTTGCGAAGCCAGACAATTCTCCTAATCCACTCAACTTTCAAGTTAGGTTCGGGTTCTGCTGTGTCTCAAAGGGTTTAAAAACAAAGATTTTTCAGCAATCGCAAGGTATTTTTGAAGGCAGTTGACAGACCAGACTTCCCTACGTGAGTCTTTTAGAAAGACTTCGAAATCGCTTTTGGAAACAGTCCTCGGTTAAGAATTGGTCTTAACGCTTACTCATTTCATAATGTCCTTGTTGGTTCATGACAATAGAGATCACTGTCTTCTTCACACTAAggataaaaatgttttgaaagaTTTTGACCGAACCTATTTGATAGGTTGCCTACCTATCCCCTGAGGATGGGGAATCAGGTCCAAAGGTAGTTCAATAGTTCTTCCTTCAATTCTGAATGCAATGGATTgaaaggaaaatgaaagaaattctCCCAATGTGCTTGTTAACAGGTCctcaacatgtttttttttagaaacttgACCTTAACAATCAcgttgaaagtttttttttcgtttttgttttttaaatgcATTTGCAAAATTGCCCCTAGTATAGAAACTAGGGGTTCGAAGACAATGTCATGAAATGCATGCTTGTATGCAAATGCAGAGAAAAGATGTTGAATTCATGATATGCATTTTCCGGAAATGCCTTTTGTAGAAAGCGAATGGGCTTAGGCGTTCACCTTATTTGGAACATCTTTGACAATCACGGAACACGTGAAATGAGAAAACCCccatgattttttctttttgaaacaaatcaaaACCATGTCGTTGATTTCTTTATCTCATGAGTAGTATTTCTTGAGCGTGTCAAGATTAAAGGGTGATGAACACTCATCGCCATCGAGAGTGGCGAGGCGAACAGCTCCACCTGAAAAAATCTGCTTGATTATGAAAGGTCCCTCCCATGGCGGCTGAAATTTTCCTCTAGGGTCTTGTAGCTCTCGGGTCTTTCTAAGAACAAGGTCCCCTACAACAAGATGCCTAGGTTTAACCTTCTTGTTGAACGCCCTTGCCATGCGTTGTTGATAAGCTTGTGTCTTGCATAGGGCATCTAGCCTCCGGTCCTCCATGAGTGATAGTTGGTCGTATCTGGACTTCAGCCAATCTTCCTCGATGACGTGGCTCTCCAAAAGAACCCTGAGAGTAGGCAATTCCAACTCAATGGGTTGAACTGCCTCCATGCCATATACCAACGAATAAGGAGTTTCGCCTGTAGAGGTCCGAGCGGTGGTTCGGTAACCCCACAGAGTATAAGGTAGCTTCTCATGCCAATCCCTATATGTTTGTGTGGCTTTCTTCAAGATTGAGATCACATTCTTGTTAGCAGCCTCGACTGCCCCGTTGGTTTGCGGTCGATATGGTGAAGACTTATGATGCTCGATTTTGAATTCTCTTAAAAGTTCGAGCACATTACCTTGAAAGTGTCGTCCATTATTGGAAATCATCGAATGGGGAACCCCGTATCGACTAATGATATTATTGCGAATGAACTTTGCCACGTGGGAGGATTTGAGGGTTTTGAATGAAGAAGCCTCAACCCACTTGGTAAAGTAGTCGATAGCGACCAATATGAATTCATGGCCATTGGATGCGTGAGGGTGGATTTTCCCAATGATGTCAATTCCCCATGTAGAAAATGGCCATGGAGAAGTCATGTTATAGAGGAGAGAAGCTGGAGTATGCTTTAGATTAGCATAAATTTGACACTGGTGACACTTCTTGACGAACGCAATGCAATCCTGTTCCAAGTTCTGCCAAAAGTAGCCTAGCCGAAGAACTTTCTTAGCAAGAGCCATGCCATTCATGTGGGAACCGCAATTCCCAGCATGCACTTCTTCCATGATGGTAGTAGACTCCGCCTGATCTACACAAAGCATGTTTTGTCCATCAAAAGATCGTCGATAGAGACATCCCGCCACAACCACATAGCTAGTGGCAAACTGACGGAGAGCGCGACGCTCTTTCTTCTGAAAGTGGGCAGGGTATTCCCCCTTTCGATATATGATTGAATGGGCTCGAACCAAGGTTTGCTTGAGATACTAGCGTTAGCCACCACTAGTTTCTCATAGATGCGATTGCACCTCTTTTGGATTTTGAGTGGCTTGATCTTGATTCCTTCGGGGATCTGAGTCATTGCCGCGAGAGTTGCAAGGGCGTCAGCGAAACGGTTCTGACTCCTTAGAGCATGGATGAAAACAACACTTTCGAATTTGGCGATTAAACGCATGAGAAAAGAATGATAAGGTTTAAGATTGTCGCCTTTGACCTGCCAATCCCCATTGGCTTGTGAGATTACAAGATTCGAGTCTCCAATAACCTCTAATCTGCTAATCCTCTTCTCGCTAGCTAACTTGATCCTAGCAATGCATGCTTCGTACTCAGCCTCATTGTTGGTGACACTATAACTCAACTTAACAGAAGTAGGATTATACGTGCCAGCAGGATCGATCAAAAGGATACCAATGCCGTAACCCTGTCTGCCCGACGCACCATCGAACATTAACTTCCATGTTTCGGATTGAACAACCATGATCTCATCATCTGGAAAGACCATCTCTTCGTCATCGTCTCCAACGGTGATTGGTTGATCAGCTAGGAAATCAGCCACTATGCTCCCCTTGATTGACTTTTGCACGGTATATGTGATGTCATATtctgaaatcatcatcatccatttagcaAGACGCGGCGAAAGAAGAGCTCTTTGAAACAAGAAACGAATGGGATCGAGTCTTGACACTAGCTTGATTgggtgggcttgcatgtagtgGCGCAACCTCTTTGTTACCCAGGCTAGTGCCCAACAGACTTTTTCCACAGAAGAATAGTTCAACTCGTAACCGGTCATCCTTTTGCTGAGGTAGTAGACAGCTACTTCCTCTTTGTTCTCGTTCTCTTGGGCCAACATGCTCCCCATGGATGACTCGGTGATGGTGAGATAAAGAATCAAAGGAACTCCTGGCCTCGGAGACATGAGGATAGGAGGGGATTGCAAATAAGCTTTCACCTTATCAAAGGCGTGTTGACAAGCGTCACTCCAGACGAATTTTTGATCCTTCTTCAGAAGCTTGAAGAGAGGATCGCAAGTGGAAGTGAGTTTACTGATGAAGCGACTAATGTACTAGATTTTCCCGAGAAATCCTCGAACCTCTCGCTCGTTCCGGGGTGTTGGCATGGCCGTGATGGCTGCAATTTTGCTAGGGTCGACTTCTATTCCTCTGAGTAATTAGAAATCCCAGCATCTTACCGGCAGTAACACCGAATGTGCATTTCTTTGGATTTAAACGAAGTTGGTATTTCCGAATCCTTTGAAGGAACTTCTCTAGGTTTACAATGTGTCCCGCTCGATTCctagatttgacaatcatatcatcgacatagacttcgacttccttgtggatcatgtcgTGGAGAATAGTGGTGGCCGCCCTCTGATACGTGGCTCCAGCGTTCTTCAGCCCGAAAGGCATTACGCGGTAGCAGAAGGTGCCAACTTCAGTGATAAAAGTAGTTTTTTCTTTGTCCTCAGGCGCCATCAAAACTTGATTATAGCCTGAGAAACcatccatgaatgataggagcTCATGACCAGCCGCGTGGTCAACCAACACGTCAATGTGTGGGAGTGGGAAATTATCTTTGGGGCTAGCTTTGTTGAGATCACGGTAGTCCACGCACACACGGACTTTTCCATCTTTCTTAGCCACGGGGACCACATTGGCGACCCATTCTGGATATTCGACAACATCTAAAAAAGTCGGCTTCCAATTGTTTCTGCACCTCTTCCTTAATCTTGTCGACCATATCGGGTTTCATACGCCGGAGCTTCTGCTTGACGGGCTTGGCATCCGGGTACAACGGAATACGATGTTGGACAATTTCGGGGTCAATGCCCGGCATGTCTTTATAGGACCATGCAAAGATGTCTTTGTTAAGCTTCAACAACTCAACTAGATGATGACGCTCGTTTTCATCTAAGCTTTGGCCTATCAAGACAATTTGTGGATCCTCTCccgaattcaaattaatttcaattgttTCTTCCGCAGAAGAGACTGGATtctcattttctaaaaatcgtTTCATTTCAAACGGAAAATCGTTATCAGCAAACGTATCATTTGAATTCAAAGTAGCATCATGCATTGCATTAAAATGGACATTAGAATCCTCAACAACAACATCCGACTCGGGAATGAAAGGAGAGGGAGAATCAACCAGAGTTTTAACAAGATGGAaaggaatgaagaagaagaggaagcaaCAGAAGAAAACTCTTGTTTGGTGAACTTCTCGGATATGACctcttcaattattattttcctAGTGTCGAGGACAAGTGCCATGGTGGATCTAAAAACTTGTTTAGATGTGGGTGCCATCTCTTCATTGTCACTTAAATCGTCTGAGTCGGAATTGATCAATACATCAGGGTCGGCTTCCATTGAGCATGGCCTCGGAGCGCTCCTTGACGGCTTCCGACTTAGCAGGGATGTATGGGGATCTCAGAAAAGCTCCCTAAGTCCACCTGTGAAATATGATTCTTCTTACTATCGGAATTGATGTCAATGGTCCCCTCTACTATTAGCTGATGAAGCGAAAGTGCATAAACAATGGCATTAACATGTTCCGCGGGAATCAAGACAGATGTAGCGGTCTCCCACATGTACTGATAATCGAAGTAGAGCTCCTAAGAGGAGGGACTCTTATTGTTGGGAGAGACGTACCTTCACAAAGATGTGTGGACCATGCCGAATTGGCGAAATAAACGGGCGATGTCGTAGATGTTGATCACTTCCAACTCTAGAATCATGATAAACGGGAGACCACCCATCTAGAACCTCACGACATCGAATTGATACTACAAGATGATGAAAAGAATATGATGGTCGTTTGAGATACTGGTCACCATCATGGTCTTAGAAAGTCTTGTCCGCTGCATGAGGCGAATATAGGGTAAAGATAGGGTGAGGAGTTGAGCGAATATTGCCTATCCATCACTCAAACAATAGCACGAGGGGAGACCCCCACTGAGAATAGTGAGTCGGTCCCGAAGAGAACACTTGGAGACCCTGAAGGGTCTTGACCAGGAAGAGACCGACTAGGCTCTGAGTGTGGGTTTCCACAAGATGGACGACCCCAACGAGGCGAAGTGACAGGAGCGTCCCCTTAGAGGGACGTAGTAAGAAATAGGCAACCAATATGAGCATGTCCTACCTACGATGGACTGTGCAATATAAGCGCGAGTACACCCGGAGAAGTTAAGAAGTATGTGTCTTGTCACGTAGTCGAGTGGGGGATCAGCAACAAGTCCTCAGATGTGGGCCGAAGAATGGCTTGGAAGTCTTCCATAGTAGGGCATATGTGCACCCCACCAATGATGAATGCCCGGGATGTTGTGCTCCAATGTCCTTGCATGTGCGCCATTAGCCGCTCGTCTGTCATGGTGCTCATCAAATGTAGAATCTTATTCACACCAAAGGGTGCAAATGTGAGAGCGTTGCCTTTGAACAACTTTCTAAAACTCCTTAGACTTTCTTCTGATATGTGCATGACGCTCTTGGAAACACAAGTTTATTAGACTCTCACGTTTTAACACCCCTTTTCTCTTTTCGTTTTAAGGTTAGCCCTATAAGTGCCTACGTTTCCACTAACATGCTCAACATTCATCTTTTAAACACTGTGGTTGGCTTACAGCATGGAGGACACTGTAATCAAGAAGAAGTAAGATGAGAGAGACTAATGTATCTCAGTGTTTCAAGCGATACATTTTTGGGCACACAGCCTGTCGGTGTAGTTAGTATCCTATAGATACTCCTTGACT is part of the Impatiens glandulifera chromosome 1, dImpGla2.1, whole genome shotgun sequence genome and encodes:
- the LOC124909906 gene encoding uncharacterized protein LOC124909906 is translated as MAGLRLQQPEEPELSQARVTAAVAYASNDLISDDDRSIAADSWSIKSEYGSTLDDDQRHADASEALSVSAFPATSDYNSDKEEPDAETITSMLGFQSYLDAAYADELVDFREHGHSGEVWFGANVMETVASWTKTLCSDISERHFQNHIDGKSGPVEQINKDVTGWNVLDDSTGNGLLLQELSKLEFSSLTGTDYSEAAVDLAQKLSERDGYTNVKFLVVDVLETKLESKFQLVMDKGTLDAIGLHPDGSIKRVLYWDSVSKLVAPNGILVITSCNSTKDEFDSVLKCVRVLRDDGGDDHPSLSVLTMKAWLGLGRHGEAEKELRGMAAMKEIPEVIWVSVVEAYFQASGAVGAETVKEIFLVLLGKFHVTASSAIRIVRRLAGKEKNFEVCAQFFRFASEFYGVVVIDKAQEYDIMVCKSLILSVTAVVADAMQKQANLLEFCFCFVILRFPQLLLKFQRDPWVSFISK